In Phragmites australis chromosome 16, lpPhrAust1.1, whole genome shotgun sequence, one DNA window encodes the following:
- the LOC133895966 gene encoding protein DESIGUAL 2-like encodes MATKGRLCMAILALDFCAGMLAIQAQAVENKAKRVAVMFLRCKDPVYRAYHLGLAAAAFLFVAHAIPYFLTGCGCIYYSRQDMDSIRASINRKLAVFSWMVFGVAFWLLLAGAMSNTKNSCWFIHFDTLAVGGNTCFIHAVITIAYYVTATAAAPEFA; translated from the exons ATGGCTACAAAAGGTCGGCTGTGCATGGCGATCCTGGCCCTGGATTTCTGTGCTGGAATGCTGGCAATCCAGGCTCAAGCTGTTGAGAACAAG GCTAAAAGAGTAGCAGTCATGTTCCTTCGCTGTAAGGATCCAGTCTACAGAGCTTACCATCTCGGCCTCGCAGCCGCAGCGTTCCTTTTTGTTGCACACGCAATTCCCTATTTCCTGACTGGCTGCGGATGCATCTACTACTCTCGGCAGGACATGGACTCCATCCGTGCATCCATCAACAGGAAATTGGCAGTGTTTTCATG GATGGTCTTCGGTGTCGCATTCTGGCTGCTGCTCGCTGGGGCCATGTCCAATACCAAGAATTCATGCTGGTTCATCCACTTTGACACCTTGGCCGTCGGCGGCAACACCTGCTTCATCCACGCCGTCATCACCATCGCCTACTATGTCACGGCCACAGCGGCAGCGCCGGAGTTTGCCTAG